The Gemmatimonadales bacterium sequence CGGGCGAGGCAACTGCGTAGCCGATCCGAAGCCCGGCGAGTCCCCAAGCCTTGGAGAAGGTGCGGGTGACCACGACATTATCGCGCCGGGCCGCTTCCTGCGCCCAGCTGCCGCCCGTGTACTCGGTGTAAGCCTCGTCGAGCATCACGATTCCCGGCGCCCGGTCCATCAGGGTCCGAACCGCATCCGCCGACGCCGCCTGGCCACTCGGGTTGTTCGGGGTGGCGAGATAGATGATCGGCGCACCCGTTGCGAGCAGTGCCTCGACGTCAGGCTGCCCATCCGGCCGCGTCGCGACGGGAATCGGCACCAGCGAGTTCGACGCCGCGAAGTGCGCACCCATCACGAACGTGGGCGACACGTGCGCGAGAGCGCTGCCCGGCACGCCGAGTGCGCGCATGGTCGAGTCGAGCAGATCATTCGAGCCGCAGCCTGGCAGCACGGCGTCGGCCGTCACGCCGAGCCAGCGGGCCAGGCTCTCGCGCAATTCCTGCGTCGTCAGGGTCGGATACGACGCCGGGCTGCGCACCGCCCACTGACCCAGTGACGCCAACGCCGAGGGCGCCGAGCCGAAAAGGTTGGTGTTGTCGGCGAGATTGATCTCGACCGGCGGCGCTTCACGCCGGTAGACTTCGAGCGCCTGATACCCCGGGCGCGGTTCCACGGTCCTGCTCATAGTCCGCTCGTTTCATCAGATCGGTACAGATCGCTATCGCTCAGGGTGATCATCGCGCGCCGCGCAGCGCTGCTGCCCTCGCATGGCCCGGCAACCCTTCTGCCATTGCCAGCGTGCTCGTGTCCTCGGCGAGGCGCGCGGCCGCTTCGGGAGAGACGGTCTGGTAACTCGTCCACCGAACGAAGTCATCCGGCCCCAGACCCGAGTAGCTCCGGCCGAGACCAGCTGTCGGCAGGACGTGGTTGCCACCTGTCAGGTAGTCGCCGAACGCGACCGAGCTCGCCGAGCCGACGAAGACGGCC is a genomic window containing:
- a CDS encoding aminotransferase class I/II-fold pyridoxal phosphate-dependent enzyme, whose translation is MSRTVEPRPGYQALEVYRREAPPVEINLADNTNLFGSAPSALASLGQWAVRSPASYPTLTTQELRESLARWLGVTADAVLPGCGSNDLLDSTMRALGVPGSALAHVSPTFVMGAHFAASNSLVPIPVATRPDGQPDVEALLATGAPIIYLATPNNPSGQAASADAVRTLMDRAPGIVMLDEAYTEYTGGSWAQEAARRDNVVVTRTFSKAWGLAGLRIGYAVASPGLIYEIEKARGPYKVSAVAELAATAALDHDGAWLEDLVATTRRVREGVRQRLLALRFDVAPTDTNFLSIPLRDPKAAVELMAGRGIGVRPFVDAPVVGSLIRVSIGPEPMMERFLEAVREVKA